A window of the Eschrichtius robustus isolate mEscRob2 chromosome 5, mEscRob2.pri, whole genome shotgun sequence genome harbors these coding sequences:
- the LOC137764745 gene encoding C-X-C chemokine receptor type 2-like: protein MEGFNWENYSDEDFGNYSYNTDLPSILPDSAPCQPESLDINKYAVVIIYALVFLLSLLGNSLVMLVILYSRVGRSVTDVYLLNLAMADLLFALTLPIWATSKAKGWIFGTPLCKVVSLLKEVNFYSGILLLACISVDRYLAIVHATRTLTQKRHWVKFICLGIWVLSLILALPIFVFRRAIHPPYSSPVCYEDMGANTTKWRMVMRVLPQTFGFLLPLLVMLICYGLTLRTLFAAHMGQKHRAMRVIFAVVLVFLLCWLPYNLVLVADTLMRVRVIAETCERRNDIGRALDATEILGFLHSCLNPLIYVFIGQKFRHGLLRIMAIHGLVSKEFLVKDGRPSFVGSSSGNTSTTL, encoded by the coding sequence ATGGAAGGATTTAACTGGGAAAACTACAGTGATGAAGATTTTGGTAATTACAGTTACAACACTGACCTGCCCTCTATTCTACCAGACTCTGCCCCATGCCAGCCGGAATCTCTGGATATCAACAAGTATGCTGTGGTCATCATCTATGCCCTGGTCTTCCTGCTGAGCCTCCTGGGAAACTCCCTGGTGATGCTGGTCATCTTATACAGCCGGGTGGGCCGCTCTGTCACCGATGTCTACCTGCTGAACCTGGCCATGGCTGACCTGCTCTTCGCCCTGACCTTGCCTATCTGGGCCACCTCCAAGGCAAAGGGCTGGATCTTTGGCACACCCCTGTGCAAGGTGGTCTCACTCCTGAAGGAAGTCAACTTCTACAGTGGTATTCTACTGCTGGCCTGCATCAGCGTGGACCGCTACCTGGCCATTGTCCATGCCACACGCACGCTGACCCAGAAGCGACACTGGGTCAAGTTCATATGTTTAGGCATCTGGGTCCTGTCCTTGATCCTGGCCCTACCCATCTTCGTCTTCCGAAGGGCCATCCACCCGCCCTATTCCAGCCCAGTCTGCTACGAGGACATGGGTGCCAATACGACAAAATGGCGGATGGTGATGCGGGTCCTGCCCCAGACCTTTGgcttcctcctgcccctgctgGTCATGCTGATCTGCTACGGACTCACCCTGCGCACGCTCTTTGCGGCCCACATGGGGCAGAAGCACCGGGCCATGCGGGTCATCTTTGCTGTCGTGCTCGTCTTCCTGCTCTGCTGGCTGCCCTACAACCTGGTCCTGGTTGCAGACACCCTCATGAGGGTCCGGGTGATCGCAGAGACCTGTGAGCGCCGCAATGACATTGGCCGGGCCCTGGATGCCACCGAGATCCTGGGCTTCCTCCACAGCTGCCTCAATCCTCTCATCTacgtcttcattggccagaagttTCGCCACGGACTCCTCAGAATCATGGCTATCCATGGCCTGGTCAGCAAGGAGTTCTTGGTCAAGGACGGCAGGCCTTCCTTTGTTGGCTCTTCTTCAGGGAACACTTCTACTACCCTCTGA